ctctctcttcactTCTTTTTGCCCAAATTCCGCTCGTTTGGATCATATGATTCCCTGTACTAATTCTTGatatgatattttaaatttttcgatTAAACTTCGTGTTTAGCTGCGTGTGCCTTCAAGTATTCTTTCCACAGCTTCTTGGAGTTACTGCATAGAGATTCGGATCATTCATGGGATAGCCTAAAATCCACGAAATTCCAGAGTCCGGAGGAAACATCAGAAGTTTCCTCGATGTAGAATGACTATATTATCTAGCTACACTTaatgcattaattttaaaccatGTTGGATGGTTTGCCGTGTCCCAACATTGTATCATATGCTACTTATTAGATCCCAACGAACGAGCTAAGCGATAGTTCAAGAATTCCCCCCCTAAGCTTGTTTAAGAGAAACTCGTAAAATCAAAAAGAAGATTTCTACGCTTCTATGATTTCCTCTTTAGGCTCTTAttccataaattaaaattagcaCGATTAGCTACGCTAATAAGTTAAAAACAATCGTATCGTGTAACAAAATACGaccaaatgcaacaaaattaCCAGACAAAGACATCGTCGAAATGAAATTACGCAAATTCTTCGTCACTCTCAACACGCATCAATCTCTTATTAGATCACCcccaaatggaaaaaaatgatatgaaCACTCGAATTACGGTAATGTACAATACACCTCCGCGTGTGATTGCTCGTGGAACCGTTCCGCCATTAAGTGCGCGCCAAATATACTATTGTAATTTGTACTGGCAACCCTGCTGCTTGAATGGGAAAGCCCCCGGCAAAATCGCATTCAAAATAGAACCAAATTTCACTAAGATTCAAACACTCTTACGATAACGCATAAAGAAGAGTTCACCATTTTCATGTGAACAGTTGAATGTTAGCTACTTTGAAAAGTGCACAGATTaatgtaataatttaaaacaatttacgaAAATGTTTTTCGAGCAATTTCTATCCATTTTCGAGCTGATTCGAGAAAAAGCcgaatggtgtttttttcttctttctatcGGCCCCGAAGTTTGACAGCCAACTTGACACAGCGCTGACAACGATAGATctccatcaaaacaaacattcacgaAAGAATTGCTTTTACGCTGCTCTCTAGTAAAGAAATAAGTGTCCAAATGTTCGCCTAAGCAAACGATCGTGACTGTACATGATGCATACGCGAAGTGTGCCCTCCGTAAAATCCATTACTCACCCTGAAGGAGCGATTCCCGATACGATACACACCTTCGCCCATTCTCCTCAGGTATGGGGGTGTTGAGCTGAGCTTCATGGTTTGGACATCCGATAATAACTTAGGCTCGATTACGATATCGTGATAACGACAAATCGAACCCTCGGCATCTCTCTCTTGCACGCACACCCTTTGCTTATCAACCTTGTCTCAATCCAGGTCCGGTCTTTATCGTCCTTCAGTTAACAAGTACAGACAACGTAGGTACTAACGGAAAGATAAGCTTAGTTCGATAGTGTTCATCACGATGGAAGGTAGGTGCGTAACAGGTTGCTGCTTGGCCCTATTTCTAACCACCTTCGACTACATTCTATTCCAGACGTTCCAAGCTACGTTCCGGATATACTCGAACATCCGATCGTACACTTCAGCCAGCGCTCCGATTGGGACTGTGGGTTGGCGTGCATTTTAATGATACTGGATCGTAGACAGCGGCAAACGTTTCTGTCACAGTTCCAGCAAATCTGTGACGAGGGCCAGTTCGGGAAAAGGTGTGACTTATTGACGGTCTATTCGTAGCCAGTCCATATGTTAACGTAATTCctccacgttttttttttagcacatGGACAATCGATTTGTGTTACGTTCTGAAGGATTTCAATATCCCGCACAAATACCTTACGAAAACGATCGGTGCGAACCCGAACCATCGGGTAAACGATTACTACAAATCCTACACACTGGTACGCGTGAagccatgtttttttctttatgtatTTTATCAGTTCGTTTTGCCATTGACTGAGACCCAATACCTCTTATCTGTTCCAATCGTAGGATATGCTAAGGGTAAATAACAAATTTCGTTATGCCGAGCAGAACGGGGTGGATGTGAAGCAGTGCACCGTCAACTATCGGTTTCTGATCGACCACCTGGGAACGTATGGCAACATCATACTGCTCATCAGTGCCTCACTGTTGTACTGCGACCTGTGTAAATTCAACAAGCTGCCTTGCGAGATACGGTAAGTGAATGGTTGCTTTGTGTGTCCGTGCACCATATTCATCCAATGCGGAATCGCTTGTCTCCGTTTTGTCAGCTCTTGCCTAAGCATTACGCCCAGCTACATGGGCCATTACATAGTGCTCTGTGGGTACAATAAGCGGCTCCAAAAGTTCATGTACCGCAATCCAGCCTGCAAAGACAGTAAGTGACGCGGTAGAACTGTACAACAATGGAAGCTAATTTAGTTCCCTTTTCGACTTGTTCCAGAGGTATGCTACATTCCGTATCAAGCATTAGACAAAGCGCGCAAAGCGAACGGTACCGATGAGGACATCATCCTACTGTATGACAAACCAACATGACAACCTCAAGAAACCTTCCATCCGTCGAGTGTATTTTgcagacaaaacaaacgttttctAGTCTGGGGCGTACCAgttgacatttttgtttttcgttttcttttgttatcaTCTACTACAATAAATTTTTGTAGAGTTTAAATCGTTTTGTTCTCATTATTTAACACTTGTCTCCTTAACTATTTTGTTTCCATGTGTTACCCATGTGGATAGCACAGGTTGTAAGTTTTCACTTAATCCTTTATTGGCTATCTTCCCAATGACAAGAAATTATCGCTAATCTCACTGAAGTAAGGATACTTTAACGT
This region of Anopheles marshallii chromosome 2, idAnoMarsDA_429_01, whole genome shotgun sequence genomic DNA includes:
- the LOC128718561 gene encoding protein GUCD1, whose product is MHTRSVPSVKSITHPEGAIPDTIHTFAHSPQVRNRLLLGPISNHLRLHSIPDVPSYVPDILEHPIVHFSQRSDWDCGLACILMILDRRQRQTFLSQFQQICDEGQFGKSTWTIDLCYVLKDFNIPHKYLTKTIGANPNHRVNDYYKSYTLDMLRVNNKFRYAEQNGVDVKQCTVNYRFLIDHLGTYGNIILLISASLLYCDLCKFNKLPCEIRSCLSITPSYMGHYIVLCGYNKRLQKFMYRNPACKDKVCYIPYQALDKARKANGTDEDIILLYDKPT